Part of the Caulobacter sp. SL161 genome is shown below.
CCCTTGTCGCTCTCGATCTCGGCGAAGGCCGCGCGGGCGCCGGCGGCGGTCAGGGCGCGGACCAGGTGGCGGTTCTCGGCGGTCGGATAGAGCCAGTCGCTGGAGAAGCTCAGCACGCAGAAGCGCACATGCCGCGCCCGGGTGAACGCCTTGGCCAGCACCCCGCCATGGCCGGCGGCGATGTCGAAATAGTCCATGGCCCGGGTGATGTAGAGATAGCTGTTGGCGTCGAACCGGTCGACGAAGCTGGACCCCTGATGGCGCAGATAGCTTTCGACCTGGAAGTCGGCGTCAAAGCCCCAGGACAGGCCGTCGCGCTGCAGTTCGCGGCCGAACTTCCGCTGCAGGGCGGGCTCGGACAGATAGGTGATATGCGCGGCCATGCGGGCCACGGCCAGGCCCTTCTCGGGCCGTACGCCGTGCTCGGCATAGGCGCCGCCGCGCCAGTCGGGATCGGCCATGATCGCCTGGCGGCCCACCTCGTGGAACGCGATGTTCTGGGCCGAGTGGCGCGAGGCCGAGGCCAGCACCACGGCGCTGAACATCCGCTCGGGATAGTCCACGGCCCATTGCTGGACCTGCATGCCGCCCATCGAGCCGCCGACGACGGCG
Proteins encoded:
- the metX gene encoding homoserine O-acetyltransferase MetX — translated: MAALDPITPAGGGTWRFPANEPLRLDSGGVIEGLEIAYQTYGQLNADKSNAVLICHALTGDQYVASPHPTTGKPGWWQRLVGPGKPLDPARHFIICSNVIGGCMGSTGPASINPATGKTYGLSFPVITIADMVRAQAMLVTALGVETLFAVVGGSMGGMQVQQWAVDYPERMFSAVVLASASRHSAQNIAFHEVGRQAIMADPDWRGGAYAEHGVRPEKGLAVARMAAHITYLSEPALQRKFGRELQRDGLSWGFDADFQVESYLRHQGSSFVDRFDANSYLYITRAMDYFDIAAGHGGVLAKAFTRARHVRFCVLSFSSDWLYPTAENRHLVRALTAAGARAAFAEIESDKGHDAFLLDEPVMDAALEGFLASAERDRGLV